ATCAGCCTGTACCTGAAGTTCAAGAAGTACCACTGGGATATCCGGGGCCGCTTCTTCCGCGACCTGCACCTGGCCTACGACGAGTTCATCGCGGAAATCTTCCCCAGCATTGACGAGCAGGCCGAGCGGCTGGTGGCCCTGGGCGGCAGCCCCATCGCCGCGCCCGCCGATATCGAACGCTTCAGCGTGGTGCAGGTGCCCACCGAGACGGTGCGTGACGCCCGGACCCAGGTGGCCGATCTGGTGGCCGACCTCACCCGCGTGGGCAAGGGCTACCGCGACGACTCGCAGACCGTCGACGAGGCCAACGACCCCGCCACCGCCGACATGTACAACGGCTACGCCCAGACCATCGACAAGATTCGCTGGATGCTGAACGCGATGATGGACGACGACCGGATGAACTGACGCCGGGGAGGTCAGGGGCAGAGGGTCGCCAAGCCCTCTGCTCTTTGCTCTTGCTCTCTGCCAGAGACGCCCCATG
The window above is part of the Deinococcus metallilatus genome. Proteins encoded here:
- a CDS encoding Dps family protein, whose product is MTKKSKAASKTSGTGKAAVADQAPQDQAAQEAAPGVPAQGEAKADAAHLDTVNNELVDHGYLTEEEFGTVSETLQRNLATTISLYLKFKKYHWDIRGRFFRDLHLAYDEFIAEIFPSIDEQAERLVALGGSPIAAPADIERFSVVQVPTETVRDARTQVADLVADLTRVGKGYRDDSQTVDEANDPATADMYNGYAQTIDKIRWMLNAMMDDDRMN